The window CCAGCACAAAGGAGCCTGGTTGAGCCAACAACTTCTGAAGTGAATGGTAAGACAAAGGGAGGTTTAGGGAGGAAATTTGTGGGAGAGAAGGTTTCTCTAAATGATTCATTGGCTTGTACAGAAAAAGACAATCCTGGGAGAGTTAGAATTTGTGATTCAGTGTGGGGTGAGCCAAATACTCCTAAGAATTCAAAAGGAAGCCATGGCACTGTCACTGCTGGGATACAAAAGCAGAAGTTAAAGTCTGGCACCTCTTTGGTGCCTAAAGTAAAGAAGAGTTTTGATGGTAGTTCGATGTCAAAAAATGAAACTGAAGAGGCCAGGGTACAAAAAGGCCCCGGAAAGGCTAGAGATACATACAGAGACTTCTTTGGGGAACTAGATGAAGAGGAGGACAGAATGGCCTCGCCAGAAACCTCATATGGGGGTAAACTGAAGGAAACCGAGGCTGTCAAGAGGTGCACACCTGAAATTACTCGTGGAATAAAGGAGAGATTAGGTGGTGCTGAGAAGGTTGATAAGTCATTAATATCTGATGAAGATCCTAAAAGAGCTACAAATGTCCAGTACACTAATGTGAATGGTGCTGCGGCGGATATTGGAAAAGGAGATCCTGTATCACTGGGTCCAGTTGTGATGGAAGATAATTGGGTGCAGTGTGACCGGTGTCATAAGTGGCGCCTTCTTCCAGCCGGCACTAATCCTGATAGCCTGCCTGAAAAGTGGTTGTGTAGTATGCTTGATTGGCTGTAAGTTCTAGTCCTGTGATTaaatatttagaagatatttGCCCATTTTTTATCCAAAAGTCCttattaaaataaatagttaGGAATCTTGAGCTTGCTTGGTAACATATAATGACATCTGTTTATGTTGAATTGTGAATTATTTGGATAGCAAACTAAGTCAACTACATAAATGTTTCTTTGTTCGAACCTTACAAAATTTGCATAATGTGCAGGCCTGATATGAATCGCTGTAATGTTAGTGAGGACGATACCACAAAAGCCCTTATTACATTATATCAAGTGCCTCCTCATAATGGTCAAAGCAACGTGCAAAATGTCCCTGCAAGTGTTATGGTAGCAGGAATTATACCAACTACCCAGCAAAACAATGATCTGTTTGCAATGCCTGGAGGGAAGAAAAAACCTATGAAAAAGACATTGAACTCTGCCAATAAAGATGGCTcttctcaattttcatcttctatGAAGAAAAGCTTGCCCTCATCAGTGAAAAGTAGAAGCTTAAATGATGTAAATAAATCTCCTGCTTTGAGTAACCCTGATGTTTTGGTGAAGAAACACAAAACTAAGCAGCGAATGCTGGAGCAGGATCCTGAtggaggtaattttattttactagatAATGAATGTGCTTATCTATTACTGTAGTATTAGCAACTGGTGTTTATGTCTGTTTATCAAAATTTGTTGGTAGGTGATACAAAGAATGTGAAAGCAAAAATCAGGAAGGACCCTGATCAAGATAGTTCTAGACCATACAAGAAAAGTAAGATTGATGGTAATGATGAAGAGTGGATGCCGCAGAATGGGCCTACTAGGAAGGGGGGATACAGCTCGAATAGTAATGTTCCAACTACTTCAGTTGGCAAAGATCCACTTAGACCAAAAGATCGCTCCTCTTCAAGGGACTCTAAATACAATGGTAATGACAAGCTACTGCCTTCAGCTGAGATAGCAAAAGATAAGGGTCAGGGTTCCATGGATGAGGGATCCCTGAATTTTGGGAATTATGATTCCAATGGTGCTCTTAAAAAGAGGAAACTGAAGGAATATCAGGATGCTCAATTACAGGAGAGTCATGTGGAGTTTAGTGACTCTCGGAAGGAAAAGAAGCCAAGAAATTCAAAATCTGAAGGTAGAGAATCAAGTTCCAGTAAAGGAAGTGGCAGGACAGACAAAAAAGGTAGTCATACtaagaaccacaaattcaggcAAAATCCAGGGAGTGCGCCATCACAACGGAGTGTGGGTGGTATGGAGAGTTCAAAGGTAGATTTGGGGCCTCTGAGGGCTTCTGCTGCTGCCACTACTTCAAGCTCGTCAAAGGTTTCTGGCTCACATCAAACCAAAGCTAGCTTCCAGGAATTGAAAGGCTCGCCAGTGGAATCAGTTTCTTCATCACCTATGAGAATTTTAAATGCAGATAAATTTACAAATAGGGAACTGACGGTGAAAGATGGATTTCATGATGCTGCTGCTGTGGGTAGTGCAACTGAGCAAGTTAAAGATCGATGTCATGGTGAAGACAGCACCGGTGTTTATCATGCTAATGTGACTCATCCAAGGAAGATTGGCAAAGGATCACTTTTGAAGGATAATGGTGGCAGCTATAAGTCTGAGTCTATCGCTGTAAAGGTCAAAAGTTCTATCCAACTGCAAGATGAATCTCCTCCATCAGAGGCAAAACAGCGTAAGGAAGGCAATGCAAAGCTGCAAGAGAATGTTGAATCAAAGCTTGACAAAAGCGAGAATATACTTGTTGGGAAGAAAGATTATACAGAAAATGATATTAGGAAAATACAGAATGGATTAAATAAAGAGCACAACTTTCAAGAAGTCCGTACAAATGGCATTTGCAAGCAGGAGGCATTGCCTGCTACTAGTCAGAGCCAGTTGACAGAATGTGATATTGAAAGATCTTCAAAAAGGCCTCTTTCAGAAAGAAATGACAAAGGAGTaattggaaaaggtaagttgtCATTGCCACCCTCTGGAGATGTAGCAGGTGATCTTCCCCAAGTAGACGATGAATCGAAGTTGCAAAAGAAACAAATTCGAAAGGGTGAATATCAAAATGGAACACAGCAAGTTAATTCCAGACATCCCACGATTAATGGACACAAATCCAGGGAGCTTGACAACCCTACTCCAAACAGAAGAGATTCTAATAATGCTTTGAAAGAAGCTAAAGACCTAAAGCATCTGGCTGATCGTCTTAAGGTTTTTTTCATACAATCACTTCTggattaattctttttaattctcattggtacttattttaaagattttgggtTTATCATGCAGAATTTAGAATCCACTCTCGAGAGCACGGGGATTTACTTACGGGCTGCACTGAAGTTTCTTCATGGAGCCTCTCTATTAGAATCTAGCAACAATGATAGTAACAAGAATGAGATGATTCAGTCTATCCAAATTTATAGTAGCACAGCAAAATTGTGCGAGTAAGTtgatagttttttttaattaatttatttcttaaaaaacACACAACCTTATTGAAGGGTTAATTGTCTTTCCTTGTGAATTTGGTACATACAATCTAATAAAACTATAAACATTGTACCACAAATGTTTGTGAAAAGTTCAATAGACCCTTCTCACTCTATGTAACTGTTATACATGTTTATAACTTATTTCATATTTGTAGTTTGTCCATGTTGGTGGTAGTACATAAAATTGATGGATTTTAGCTGAGCTTTATTTTTACTTTTGGGTGGCATATCGTAGCCtcaagttttttatttaattcctTTTTTGATATTCTCTATTTGATAGGTTTTGTGCCCATGAATATGAAAAATTGAAAGACATGGCTGGAGCTGCTCTGGCTTACAAATGCATGGAGGTGGCATATATGAGGGTTGTATATTCCTCAAGCACTAATGCAAGCAGAGATCGGCATGAGCTGCAGACAGCTATGCAAATGGTTCCTCTTG is drawn from Arachis hypogaea cultivar Tifrunner chromosome 12, arahy.Tifrunner.gnm2.J5K5, whole genome shotgun sequence and contains these coding sequences:
- the LOC112728501 gene encoding cysteine-tryptophan domain-containing zinc finger protein 3, with product MEESELEEGEACSFQNHEEDLDDASIDPDVDLSYIDAKLQDVLGHFQKDFEGGVCAENLGAKFGGYGSFLPSSQRSPGWGHPRTPSKAHSQNTSKSSPKLQPEGGQGDAVQFSNGNQSLRPGPGSAGYSRLPAVKAPSVNDAITQENGMTTAGAEVFTSNDALTQENGSLSIKPRSTSDRKTLKFRIKMGADNLPTRRNAAIYSGLGLDVSPSSSLDDSPSESEGISHERQDAPFESPSCILKIMTDLPMLLSPLTDDLIQLIERETCARESTPVPVYINKPESSGMLPQESNTLGGKGNKKSSGRKKIKSVDGYESSMDMKSDTKKNALSRKEQGINAVNTEERLSKTPKLPLLSSSYSLRDDSVKAVEVNKGTVREKTFSDHGQKGLVESTSTENGFVERIKGGSGDPAQRSLVEPTTSEVNGKTKGGLGRKFVGEKVSLNDSLACTEKDNPGRVRICDSVWGEPNTPKNSKGSHGTVTAGIQKQKLKSGTSLVPKVKKSFDGSSMSKNETEEARVQKGPGKARDTYRDFFGELDEEEDRMASPETSYGGKLKETEAVKRCTPEITRGIKERLGGAEKVDKSLISDEDPKRATNVQYTNVNGAAADIGKGDPVSLGPVVMEDNWVQCDRCHKWRLLPAGTNPDSLPEKWLCSMLDWLPDMNRCNVSEDDTTKALITLYQVPPHNGQSNVQNVPASVMVAGIIPTTQQNNDLFAMPGGKKKPMKKTLNSANKDGSSQFSSSMKKSLPSSVKSRSLNDVNKSPALSNPDVLVKKHKTKQRMLEQDPDGGDTKNVKAKIRKDPDQDSSRPYKKSKIDGNDEEWMPQNGPTRKGGYSSNSNVPTTSVGKDPLRPKDRSSSRDSKYNGNDKLLPSAEIAKDKGQGSMDEGSLNFGNYDSNGALKKRKLKEYQDAQLQESHVEFSDSRKEKKPRNSKSEGRESSSSKGSGRTDKKGSHTKNHKFRQNPGSAPSQRSVGGMESSKVDLGPLRASAAATTSSSSKVSGSHQTKASFQELKGSPVESVSSSPMRILNADKFTNRELTVKDGFHDAAAVGSATEQVKDRCHGEDSTGVYHANVTHPRKIGKGSLLKDNGGSYKSESIAVKVKSSIQLQDESPPSEAKQRKEGNAKLQENVESKLDKSENILVGKKDYTENDIRKIQNGLNKEHNFQEVRTNGICKQEALPATSQSQLTECDIERSSKRPLSERNDKGVIGKGKLSLPPSGDVAGDLPQVDDESKLQKKQIRKGEYQNGTQQVNSRHPTINGHKSRELDNPTPNRRDSNNALKEAKDLKHLADRLKNLESTLESTGIYLRAALKFLHGASLLESSNNDSNKNEMIQSIQIYSSTAKLCEFCAHEYEKLKDMAGAALAYKCMEVAYMRVVYSSSTNASRDRHELQTAMQMVPLGESPSSSASDVDNVNNSITADKVALCKITSSPQVAGTHVIAARNRPNMARLLNYVQDMNSAMEASRRSRSAFAAANSNLGEGKYAEGLSSIKKALDFSFQDIEGLLQLVRLAMEAIAR